In Rutidosis leptorrhynchoides isolate AG116_Rl617_1_P2 chromosome 2, CSIRO_AGI_Rlap_v1, whole genome shotgun sequence, one genomic interval encodes:
- the LOC139889035 gene encoding uncharacterized protein yields MRQLEYGTTPDAMDEYIKIGENGYFIQYLPKPIAEDIARLYSFHADKHGLPGMLGSIDCMHWEWKNCHVAWQGQYTRGDQKGPSVMLEAVASQDLWIGMHSLTIKNGTAPPSPVDVNGHHYERGYYLGDGIYPDWVMLVKAPHNPTDEMRKKFKRFQESARKDIERAFGVLQGRFAMLKTPARSLDFDKNRRHMYCCIVLHNMIQEDHGFSIGRKEEKMIRRNPPRRLYRNLRDRDAIVKEIRYRQIQNQLEADLTEHVWNLSPYFRTANNNE; encoded by the exons ATGCGCCAACTGGAGTATGGAACTACACCTGATGCAATGGATGAATATATAAAGATTGGTGAGAACGGCTACTTTAT ACAATATTTGCCAAAACCAATTGCCGAAGATATTGCTCGGTTGTATAGTTTTCACGCAGATAAACATGGTTTACCTGGTATGCTCGgtagtattgattgtatgcattgggagtgGAAGAATTGTCATGTTGCGTGGCAAGGACAATATACGAGAGGTGATCAAAAAGGTCCATCTGTTATGCTTGAAGCAGTTGCCTCTCAAGATTTGTGGATAGGCATGCATTCTTTG ACCATTAAAAATGGTACTGCTCCACCTTCACCAGTTGATGTAAATGGGCATCATTACGAGAGAGGTTATTACCTAGGTGATGGTATTTACCCAGATTGGGTTATGTTGGTAAAAGCTCCCCATAATCCAACTGACGAAATGCGTAAAAAATTTAAACGGTTCCAAGAAAGTGCAAGGAAAGATATTGAGCGTGCATTTGGTGTATTACAGGGTAGATTTGCAATGTTAAAAACTCCGGCTAGATCTTTGGATTTCGACAAAAATAGAAGACATATGTATTGTTGTATTGTTTTGCATAACATGATTCAAGAAGATCATGGTTTTTCGATTGGGCGCAAAGAAGAAAAAATGATACGAAGGAACCCACCACGACGATTATACCGAAATTTGAGGGATCGAGATGCAATTGTTAAGGAAATAAGATATAGGCAAATTCAAAATCAGTTGGAGGCAGATTTAACCGAGCACGTTTGGAACTTATCACCTTACTTCCGTACCGCTAATAATAATGAGTAA